One window of Leopardus geoffroyi isolate Oge1 chromosome B3, O.geoffroyi_Oge1_pat1.0, whole genome shotgun sequence genomic DNA carries:
- the SALL2 gene encoding sal-like protein 2 isoform X3, with protein sequence MSRRKQRKPQQLISDCEGPSASENGDASEEDHPQVCAKCCAQFTDPTEFLAHQNACSTDPPVMVIIGGQENPNNSSTSSEPRAEGQTSPQVMEAEHNNPPDSGSSVPTDPTWGPERRVEEPAGHFLVAATGAGSGHLNIPLILEELRVLQQRQIHQMQMTEQICRQVLLLGSLGQTVGTPASPSELPGAGTASSTKPLLPLFSPIKPVQTTKTLAPSSSSSSSSSSSSSGAETPKQAFFHLYHPLGSQHPFSAGGVGRSHKPAPAPSPALPGSTEQLIASPHLAFPGTTGLLAAQCLGAARGLEAAASPGLLKPKNGSGELGYGEVMGPLEKPGGRHKCRFCAKVFGSDSALQIHLRSHTGERPYKCNVCGNRFTTRGNLKVHFHRHREKYPHVQMNPHPVPEHLDYVITSSGLPYGMSVPPEKAEEEVAVPGGGVERKPLVASTTALSATESLTLLSTGAGTATAPALPAFNKFVLMKAVEPKSKADENTPPGSEGSAIAGVAESGTATRMQLSKLVTSLPSWALLTNHFKSTGSFPFPYVLEPLGASPSETSKLQQLVEKIDRQGAVAGASTASGAATTSAPATSTAASSGPNQCVICLRVLSCPRALRLHYGQHGGERPFKCKVCGRAFSTRGNLRAHFVGHKASPAARAQNSCPICQKKFTNAVTLQQHVRMHLGGQIPNGGTTLSEGGGAAQENGSEQSTVSGVGTFPQQPSQQPSPEEELSEEEEEDEEEEEDVTDEDSLAGRGSESGGEKAISVRGDSEEASGAEEEVGTAAAAATSGKEMDSSEKVIQQPSLPPPPPPPDSLDQTRPMEQGGSDAAGGMEEGGKPERSSSPPSAHTREGEGGGGTSAEELSTPEAMRKEPGESSSRKACEVCGQTFPTQAALEEHQKTHPKEGPLFTCVFCRQSFLERAVLKKHMLLAHHQVHLSTHIWSCSPARRGRQLSLEGPVPLLSGDQVNLQDFLSQDVPAQLVRVGPLSFWNQYTAFLSRDLPTKPRSSGSTSTTSLGLAPPVLFGPGTMAGNVPPAMGSREAKEKRAPLFLFRSPASKAVPEKPIREEK encoded by the exons GTGATGCTAGCGAGGAGGACCACCCCCAAGTCTGTGCCAAGTGCTGCGCACAATTCACTGACCCAACTGAATTCCTCGCCCACCAGAATGCGTGTTCTACTGACCCCCCTGTAATGGTGATAATTGGGGGCCAGGAGAACCCCAACAACTCTTCGACCTCTTCTGAACCCCGGGCCGAGGGCCAAACTAGCCCCCAAGTCATGGAGGCAGAGCACAACAACCCTCCGGATTCTGGGTCCTCTGTGCCCACAGATCCCACCTGGGGCCCTGAGCGGAGAGTAGAGGAGCCTGCCGGGCACTTCCTGGTCGCTGCCACAG GTGCAGGCAGCGGCCACTTGAACATCCCTCTGATCTTGGAAGAGCTGCGGGTGCTGCAGCAGCGGCAGATCCATCAGATGCAGATGACTGAGCAAATCTGCCGCCAGGTGCTGCTGCTTGGCTCCTTAGGCCAGACAGTGGGCACCCCTGCCAGTCCCTCCGAGCTACCTGGGGCAGGGACTGCCTCCTCCACCAAGCCCCTGCTTCCCCTCTTCAGCCCCATCAAGCCTGTCCAGACCACCAAGACCCTggcaccttcctcctcctcttcctcctcctcctcctcctcctcctccggggCAGAAACGCCCAAGCAGGCTTTCTTCCATCTTTACCATCCACTGGGGTCACAGCACCCTTTTTCTGCCGGAGGGGTTGGGCGCAGCCACAAacccgcccctgccccctccccagccctgccaggcAGCACAGAGCAGCTGATTGCCTCGCCTCACCTGGCGTTCCCAGGCACCACGGGACTCTTGGCAGCACAGTGTCTTGGGGCAGCTCGAGGCCTCGAGGCTGCTGCCTCCCCAGGGCTCCTGAAGCCAAAGAATGGAAGTGGTGAGCTGGGCTACGGGGAAGTGATGGGTCCCTTGGAGAAGCCTGGCGGACGGCACAAGTGCCGCTTCTGTGCCAAAGTATTTGGCAGTGACAGCGCCCTGCAGATCCACCTGCGCTCCCACACGGGTGAGAGGCCCTATAAGTGTAATGTCTGTGGCAACCGCTTCACCACCCGCGGCAACCTCAAAGTGCATTTTCACCGGCATCGCGAGAAGTACCCGCACGTGCAGATGAACCCTCACCCGGTGCCCGAGCACCTAGACTATGTCATCACCAGCAGCGGCCTGCCCTATGGTATGTCCGTGCCGCCGGAGAAGGCCGAGGAAGAGGTGGCCGTGCCAGGCGGGGGCGTGGAACGCAAGCCGCTGGTGGCCTCCACTACAGCACTTAGCGCCACCGAGAGCCTGACGCTGCTCTCCACCGGTGCGGGCACAGCCACGGCTCCCGCGCTCCCTGCTTTCAATAAGTTTGTGCTCATGAAGGCAGTAGAGCCAAAGAGTAAAGCCGATGAAAATACCCCTCCGGGGAGCGAGGGCTCAGCCATCGCCGGCGTGGCAGAAAGCGGCACGGCGACCCGAATGCAGCTGAGTAAGCTGGTGACTTCGCTACCCAGCTGGGCGCTGCTCACCAACCACTTTAAGTCCACAGGTagcttccccttcccctatgtgcTAGAGCCCTTGGGGGCCTCCCCCTCTGAGACCTCAAAGCTGCAGCAACTGGTAGAAAAGATTGATCGGCAGGGAGCCGTGGCAGGGGCGTCTACTGCCTCGGGTGCCGCCACCACCTCCGCGCCCGCGACCTCAACCGCTGCGTCATCTGGGCCTAACCAGTGTGTCATCTGTCTCCGGGTGCTGAGCTGTCCTCGGGCCCTGCGCCTGCATTACGGCCAACACGGAGGTGAGCGGCCCTTCAAATGCAAAGTGTGTGGCAGAGCTTTCTCCACGCGGGGCAATCTGCGTGCACATTTCGTGGGCCACAAGGCCAGTCCGGCAGCCCGGGCCCAGAACTCCTGCCCCATCTGCCAGAAGAAGTTCACTAACGCCGTGACTCTGCAGCAGCATGTTCGGATGCACCTGGGGGGCCAGATCCCCAATGGTGGCACCACGCTCTCGGAAGGCGGGGGAGCTGCCCAGGAGAATGGCTCCGAGCAGTCCACAGTCTCCGGGGTGGGGACCTTCCCCCAGCAGCCGTCCCAGCAGCCATCCCCAGAAGAGGAGCTgtctgaagaggaggaagaggacgaggaagaggaagaagacgtGACTGATGAAGATTCCCTGGcagggaggggctcagagagCGGAGGTGAGAAGGCGATATCAGTGCGAGGCGATTCGGAAGAGGCGtctggggcagaggaggaagtggggacagcggcggcggcggccacgTCTGGGAAGGAGATGGATAGCAGTGAGAAGGTGATTCAGCAGCCTTCCCTGCcgcccccgccaccaccacccgACAGCCTGGATCAAACACGGCCCATGGAGCAGGGAGGCAGCGATGCCGCAGGAGGCATGGAAGAGGGGGGCAAACCAGAGAGGAGCTCGAGCCCACCGTCAGCACACACCCGGGAAGGGGAAGGCGGCGGCGGCACCTCGGCGGAGGAGCTGAGCACGCCGGAGGCGATGAGAAAGGAGCCGGGAGAGAGCAGCAGCAGAAAGGCCTGTGAGGTGTGTGGGCAGACCTttcccacccaggcagccctggaggAGCATCAGAAGACCCACCCCAAGGAGGGGCCGCTCTTCACTTGTGTGTTCTGCAGGCAGAGCTTTCTCGAGCGGGCTGTCCTCAAGAAGCATATGCTGCTGGCTCACCACCAG GTGCACCTGAGCACCCACATTTGGAGCTGCAGCCCAGCCCGAAGGGGCCGGCAGCTGTCCCTGGAGGGCCCAGTGCCACTCCTCTCTGGTGACCAGGTCAACCTGCAGGACTTCCTGTCCCAGGATGTTCCTGCCCAACTGGTGAGGGTAGGTCCCCTGTCTTTCTGGAACCAGTACACAGCTTTCCTGTCAAGGGACCTGCCCACCAAGCCCCGGAGTTCCGGCTCCACCTCCACTACCAGTTTAGGTCTGGCACCACCAGTGCTGTTTGGCCCAGGAACTATGGCTGGGAACGTGCCTCCAGCAATGGGATCCAGAGAGGCCAAGGAGAAGAGAGCCCCCCTCTTCCTATTTCGGTCTCCTGCGTCCAAGGCAGTGCCTGAGAAGCCCATCAGAGAAGAAAAGTAG
- the SALL2 gene encoding sal-like protein 2 isoform X2 gives MAHETGRSSRLGGPCGEPAELGGDASEEDHPQVCAKCCAQFTDPTEFLAHQNACSTDPPVMVIIGGQENPNNSSTSSEPRAEGQTSPQVMEAEHNNPPDSGSSVPTDPTWGPERRVEEPAGHFLVAATGTAAGGGGGLILASPKLGATPLPPESTPAPPPPPPPPPPPPGAGSGHLNIPLILEELRVLQQRQIHQMQMTEQICRQVLLLGSLGQTVGTPASPSELPGAGTASSTKPLLPLFSPIKPVQTTKTLAPSSSSSSSSSSSSSGAETPKQAFFHLYHPLGSQHPFSAGGVGRSHKPAPAPSPALPGSTEQLIASPHLAFPGTTGLLAAQCLGAARGLEAAASPGLLKPKNGSGELGYGEVMGPLEKPGGRHKCRFCAKVFGSDSALQIHLRSHTGERPYKCNVCGNRFTTRGNLKVHFHRHREKYPHVQMNPHPVPEHLDYVITSSGLPYGMSVPPEKAEEEVAVPGGGVERKPLVASTTALSATESLTLLSTGAGTATAPALPAFNKFVLMKAVEPKSKADENTPPGSEGSAIAGVAESGTATRMQLSKLVTSLPSWALLTNHFKSTGSFPFPYVLEPLGASPSETSKLQQLVEKIDRQGAVAGASTASGAATTSAPATSTAASSGPNQCVICLRVLSCPRALRLHYGQHGGERPFKCKVCGRAFSTRGNLRAHFVGHKASPAARAQNSCPICQKKFTNAVTLQQHVRMHLGGQIPNGGTTLSEGGGAAQENGSEQSTVSGVGTFPQQPSQQPSPEEELSEEEEEDEEEEEDVTDEDSLAGRGSESGGEKAISVRGDSEEASGAEEEVGTAAAAATSGKEMDSSEKVIQQPSLPPPPPPPDSLDQTRPMEQGGSDAAGGMEEGGKPERSSSPPSAHTREGEGGGGTSAEELSTPEAMRKEPGESSSRKACEVCGQTFPTQAALEEHQKTHPKEGPLFTCVFCRQSFLERAVLKKHMLLAHHQVHLSTHIWSCSPARRGRQLSLEGPVPLLSGDQVNLQDFLSQDVPAQLVRVGPLSFWNQYTAFLSRDLPTKPRSSGSTSTTSLGLAPPVLFGPGTMAGNVPPAMGSREAKEKRAPLFLFRSPASKAVPEKPIREEK, from the exons ATGGCGCACGAAACCGGGAGGAGCTCTCGTCTCGGGGGGCCCTGCGGGGAGCCGGCGGAGCTTGGAG GTGATGCTAGCGAGGAGGACCACCCCCAAGTCTGTGCCAAGTGCTGCGCACAATTCACTGACCCAACTGAATTCCTCGCCCACCAGAATGCGTGTTCTACTGACCCCCCTGTAATGGTGATAATTGGGGGCCAGGAGAACCCCAACAACTCTTCGACCTCTTCTGAACCCCGGGCCGAGGGCCAAACTAGCCCCCAAGTCATGGAGGCAGAGCACAACAACCCTCCGGATTCTGGGTCCTCTGTGCCCACAGATCCCACCTGGGGCCCTGAGCGGAGAGTAGAGGAGCCTGCCGGGCACTTCCTGGTCGCTGCCACAGGTACGGCagcggggggaggcgggggcctGATCTTGGCTAGTCCCAAGCTGGGAGCGACCCCATTACCTCCAGAGtccacccccgcacccccccctcctcctcctcctccacctccgcCCCCAGGTGCAGGCAGCGGCCACTTGAACATCCCTCTGATCTTGGAAGAGCTGCGGGTGCTGCAGCAGCGGCAGATCCATCAGATGCAGATGACTGAGCAAATCTGCCGCCAGGTGCTGCTGCTTGGCTCCTTAGGCCAGACAGTGGGCACCCCTGCCAGTCCCTCCGAGCTACCTGGGGCAGGGACTGCCTCCTCCACCAAGCCCCTGCTTCCCCTCTTCAGCCCCATCAAGCCTGTCCAGACCACCAAGACCCTggcaccttcctcctcctcttcctcctcctcctcctcctcctcctccggggCAGAAACGCCCAAGCAGGCTTTCTTCCATCTTTACCATCCACTGGGGTCACAGCACCCTTTTTCTGCCGGAGGGGTTGGGCGCAGCCACAAacccgcccctgccccctccccagccctgccaggcAGCACAGAGCAGCTGATTGCCTCGCCTCACCTGGCGTTCCCAGGCACCACGGGACTCTTGGCAGCACAGTGTCTTGGGGCAGCTCGAGGCCTCGAGGCTGCTGCCTCCCCAGGGCTCCTGAAGCCAAAGAATGGAAGTGGTGAGCTGGGCTACGGGGAAGTGATGGGTCCCTTGGAGAAGCCTGGCGGACGGCACAAGTGCCGCTTCTGTGCCAAAGTATTTGGCAGTGACAGCGCCCTGCAGATCCACCTGCGCTCCCACACGGGTGAGAGGCCCTATAAGTGTAATGTCTGTGGCAACCGCTTCACCACCCGCGGCAACCTCAAAGTGCATTTTCACCGGCATCGCGAGAAGTACCCGCACGTGCAGATGAACCCTCACCCGGTGCCCGAGCACCTAGACTATGTCATCACCAGCAGCGGCCTGCCCTATGGTATGTCCGTGCCGCCGGAGAAGGCCGAGGAAGAGGTGGCCGTGCCAGGCGGGGGCGTGGAACGCAAGCCGCTGGTGGCCTCCACTACAGCACTTAGCGCCACCGAGAGCCTGACGCTGCTCTCCACCGGTGCGGGCACAGCCACGGCTCCCGCGCTCCCTGCTTTCAATAAGTTTGTGCTCATGAAGGCAGTAGAGCCAAAGAGTAAAGCCGATGAAAATACCCCTCCGGGGAGCGAGGGCTCAGCCATCGCCGGCGTGGCAGAAAGCGGCACGGCGACCCGAATGCAGCTGAGTAAGCTGGTGACTTCGCTACCCAGCTGGGCGCTGCTCACCAACCACTTTAAGTCCACAGGTagcttccccttcccctatgtgcTAGAGCCCTTGGGGGCCTCCCCCTCTGAGACCTCAAAGCTGCAGCAACTGGTAGAAAAGATTGATCGGCAGGGAGCCGTGGCAGGGGCGTCTACTGCCTCGGGTGCCGCCACCACCTCCGCGCCCGCGACCTCAACCGCTGCGTCATCTGGGCCTAACCAGTGTGTCATCTGTCTCCGGGTGCTGAGCTGTCCTCGGGCCCTGCGCCTGCATTACGGCCAACACGGAGGTGAGCGGCCCTTCAAATGCAAAGTGTGTGGCAGAGCTTTCTCCACGCGGGGCAATCTGCGTGCACATTTCGTGGGCCACAAGGCCAGTCCGGCAGCCCGGGCCCAGAACTCCTGCCCCATCTGCCAGAAGAAGTTCACTAACGCCGTGACTCTGCAGCAGCATGTTCGGATGCACCTGGGGGGCCAGATCCCCAATGGTGGCACCACGCTCTCGGAAGGCGGGGGAGCTGCCCAGGAGAATGGCTCCGAGCAGTCCACAGTCTCCGGGGTGGGGACCTTCCCCCAGCAGCCGTCCCAGCAGCCATCCCCAGAAGAGGAGCTgtctgaagaggaggaagaggacgaggaagaggaagaagacgtGACTGATGAAGATTCCCTGGcagggaggggctcagagagCGGAGGTGAGAAGGCGATATCAGTGCGAGGCGATTCGGAAGAGGCGtctggggcagaggaggaagtggggacagcggcggcggcggccacgTCTGGGAAGGAGATGGATAGCAGTGAGAAGGTGATTCAGCAGCCTTCCCTGCcgcccccgccaccaccacccgACAGCCTGGATCAAACACGGCCCATGGAGCAGGGAGGCAGCGATGCCGCAGGAGGCATGGAAGAGGGGGGCAAACCAGAGAGGAGCTCGAGCCCACCGTCAGCACACACCCGGGAAGGGGAAGGCGGCGGCGGCACCTCGGCGGAGGAGCTGAGCACGCCGGAGGCGATGAGAAAGGAGCCGGGAGAGAGCAGCAGCAGAAAGGCCTGTGAGGTGTGTGGGCAGACCTttcccacccaggcagccctggaggAGCATCAGAAGACCCACCCCAAGGAGGGGCCGCTCTTCACTTGTGTGTTCTGCAGGCAGAGCTTTCTCGAGCGGGCTGTCCTCAAGAAGCATATGCTGCTGGCTCACCACCAG GTGCACCTGAGCACCCACATTTGGAGCTGCAGCCCAGCCCGAAGGGGCCGGCAGCTGTCCCTGGAGGGCCCAGTGCCACTCCTCTCTGGTGACCAGGTCAACCTGCAGGACTTCCTGTCCCAGGATGTTCCTGCCCAACTGGTGAGGGTAGGTCCCCTGTCTTTCTGGAACCAGTACACAGCTTTCCTGTCAAGGGACCTGCCCACCAAGCCCCGGAGTTCCGGCTCCACCTCCACTACCAGTTTAGGTCTGGCACCACCAGTGCTGTTTGGCCCAGGAACTATGGCTGGGAACGTGCCTCCAGCAATGGGATCCAGAGAGGCCAAGGAGAAGAGAGCCCCCCTCTTCCTATTTCGGTCTCCTGCGTCCAAGGCAGTGCCTGAGAAGCCCATCAGAGAAGAAAAGTAG
- the SALL2 gene encoding sal-like protein 2 isoform X1: MSRRKQRKPQQLISDCEGPSASENGDASEEDHPQVCAKCCAQFTDPTEFLAHQNACSTDPPVMVIIGGQENPNNSSTSSEPRAEGQTSPQVMEAEHNNPPDSGSSVPTDPTWGPERRVEEPAGHFLVAATGTAAGGGGGLILASPKLGATPLPPESTPAPPPPPPPPPPPPGAGSGHLNIPLILEELRVLQQRQIHQMQMTEQICRQVLLLGSLGQTVGTPASPSELPGAGTASSTKPLLPLFSPIKPVQTTKTLAPSSSSSSSSSSSSSGAETPKQAFFHLYHPLGSQHPFSAGGVGRSHKPAPAPSPALPGSTEQLIASPHLAFPGTTGLLAAQCLGAARGLEAAASPGLLKPKNGSGELGYGEVMGPLEKPGGRHKCRFCAKVFGSDSALQIHLRSHTGERPYKCNVCGNRFTTRGNLKVHFHRHREKYPHVQMNPHPVPEHLDYVITSSGLPYGMSVPPEKAEEEVAVPGGGVERKPLVASTTALSATESLTLLSTGAGTATAPALPAFNKFVLMKAVEPKSKADENTPPGSEGSAIAGVAESGTATRMQLSKLVTSLPSWALLTNHFKSTGSFPFPYVLEPLGASPSETSKLQQLVEKIDRQGAVAGASTASGAATTSAPATSTAASSGPNQCVICLRVLSCPRALRLHYGQHGGERPFKCKVCGRAFSTRGNLRAHFVGHKASPAARAQNSCPICQKKFTNAVTLQQHVRMHLGGQIPNGGTTLSEGGGAAQENGSEQSTVSGVGTFPQQPSQQPSPEEELSEEEEEDEEEEEDVTDEDSLAGRGSESGGEKAISVRGDSEEASGAEEEVGTAAAAATSGKEMDSSEKVIQQPSLPPPPPPPDSLDQTRPMEQGGSDAAGGMEEGGKPERSSSPPSAHTREGEGGGGTSAEELSTPEAMRKEPGESSSRKACEVCGQTFPTQAALEEHQKTHPKEGPLFTCVFCRQSFLERAVLKKHMLLAHHQVHLSTHIWSCSPARRGRQLSLEGPVPLLSGDQVNLQDFLSQDVPAQLVRVGPLSFWNQYTAFLSRDLPTKPRSSGSTSTTSLGLAPPVLFGPGTMAGNVPPAMGSREAKEKRAPLFLFRSPASKAVPEKPIREEK, translated from the exons GTGATGCTAGCGAGGAGGACCACCCCCAAGTCTGTGCCAAGTGCTGCGCACAATTCACTGACCCAACTGAATTCCTCGCCCACCAGAATGCGTGTTCTACTGACCCCCCTGTAATGGTGATAATTGGGGGCCAGGAGAACCCCAACAACTCTTCGACCTCTTCTGAACCCCGGGCCGAGGGCCAAACTAGCCCCCAAGTCATGGAGGCAGAGCACAACAACCCTCCGGATTCTGGGTCCTCTGTGCCCACAGATCCCACCTGGGGCCCTGAGCGGAGAGTAGAGGAGCCTGCCGGGCACTTCCTGGTCGCTGCCACAGGTACGGCagcggggggaggcgggggcctGATCTTGGCTAGTCCCAAGCTGGGAGCGACCCCATTACCTCCAGAGtccacccccgcacccccccctcctcctcctcctccacctccgcCCCCAGGTGCAGGCAGCGGCCACTTGAACATCCCTCTGATCTTGGAAGAGCTGCGGGTGCTGCAGCAGCGGCAGATCCATCAGATGCAGATGACTGAGCAAATCTGCCGCCAGGTGCTGCTGCTTGGCTCCTTAGGCCAGACAGTGGGCACCCCTGCCAGTCCCTCCGAGCTACCTGGGGCAGGGACTGCCTCCTCCACCAAGCCCCTGCTTCCCCTCTTCAGCCCCATCAAGCCTGTCCAGACCACCAAGACCCTggcaccttcctcctcctcttcctcctcctcctcctcctcctcctccggggCAGAAACGCCCAAGCAGGCTTTCTTCCATCTTTACCATCCACTGGGGTCACAGCACCCTTTTTCTGCCGGAGGGGTTGGGCGCAGCCACAAacccgcccctgccccctccccagccctgccaggcAGCACAGAGCAGCTGATTGCCTCGCCTCACCTGGCGTTCCCAGGCACCACGGGACTCTTGGCAGCACAGTGTCTTGGGGCAGCTCGAGGCCTCGAGGCTGCTGCCTCCCCAGGGCTCCTGAAGCCAAAGAATGGAAGTGGTGAGCTGGGCTACGGGGAAGTGATGGGTCCCTTGGAGAAGCCTGGCGGACGGCACAAGTGCCGCTTCTGTGCCAAAGTATTTGGCAGTGACAGCGCCCTGCAGATCCACCTGCGCTCCCACACGGGTGAGAGGCCCTATAAGTGTAATGTCTGTGGCAACCGCTTCACCACCCGCGGCAACCTCAAAGTGCATTTTCACCGGCATCGCGAGAAGTACCCGCACGTGCAGATGAACCCTCACCCGGTGCCCGAGCACCTAGACTATGTCATCACCAGCAGCGGCCTGCCCTATGGTATGTCCGTGCCGCCGGAGAAGGCCGAGGAAGAGGTGGCCGTGCCAGGCGGGGGCGTGGAACGCAAGCCGCTGGTGGCCTCCACTACAGCACTTAGCGCCACCGAGAGCCTGACGCTGCTCTCCACCGGTGCGGGCACAGCCACGGCTCCCGCGCTCCCTGCTTTCAATAAGTTTGTGCTCATGAAGGCAGTAGAGCCAAAGAGTAAAGCCGATGAAAATACCCCTCCGGGGAGCGAGGGCTCAGCCATCGCCGGCGTGGCAGAAAGCGGCACGGCGACCCGAATGCAGCTGAGTAAGCTGGTGACTTCGCTACCCAGCTGGGCGCTGCTCACCAACCACTTTAAGTCCACAGGTagcttccccttcccctatgtgcTAGAGCCCTTGGGGGCCTCCCCCTCTGAGACCTCAAAGCTGCAGCAACTGGTAGAAAAGATTGATCGGCAGGGAGCCGTGGCAGGGGCGTCTACTGCCTCGGGTGCCGCCACCACCTCCGCGCCCGCGACCTCAACCGCTGCGTCATCTGGGCCTAACCAGTGTGTCATCTGTCTCCGGGTGCTGAGCTGTCCTCGGGCCCTGCGCCTGCATTACGGCCAACACGGAGGTGAGCGGCCCTTCAAATGCAAAGTGTGTGGCAGAGCTTTCTCCACGCGGGGCAATCTGCGTGCACATTTCGTGGGCCACAAGGCCAGTCCGGCAGCCCGGGCCCAGAACTCCTGCCCCATCTGCCAGAAGAAGTTCACTAACGCCGTGACTCTGCAGCAGCATGTTCGGATGCACCTGGGGGGCCAGATCCCCAATGGTGGCACCACGCTCTCGGAAGGCGGGGGAGCTGCCCAGGAGAATGGCTCCGAGCAGTCCACAGTCTCCGGGGTGGGGACCTTCCCCCAGCAGCCGTCCCAGCAGCCATCCCCAGAAGAGGAGCTgtctgaagaggaggaagaggacgaggaagaggaagaagacgtGACTGATGAAGATTCCCTGGcagggaggggctcagagagCGGAGGTGAGAAGGCGATATCAGTGCGAGGCGATTCGGAAGAGGCGtctggggcagaggaggaagtggggacagcggcggcggcggccacgTCTGGGAAGGAGATGGATAGCAGTGAGAAGGTGATTCAGCAGCCTTCCCTGCcgcccccgccaccaccacccgACAGCCTGGATCAAACACGGCCCATGGAGCAGGGAGGCAGCGATGCCGCAGGAGGCATGGAAGAGGGGGGCAAACCAGAGAGGAGCTCGAGCCCACCGTCAGCACACACCCGGGAAGGGGAAGGCGGCGGCGGCACCTCGGCGGAGGAGCTGAGCACGCCGGAGGCGATGAGAAAGGAGCCGGGAGAGAGCAGCAGCAGAAAGGCCTGTGAGGTGTGTGGGCAGACCTttcccacccaggcagccctggaggAGCATCAGAAGACCCACCCCAAGGAGGGGCCGCTCTTCACTTGTGTGTTCTGCAGGCAGAGCTTTCTCGAGCGGGCTGTCCTCAAGAAGCATATGCTGCTGGCTCACCACCAG GTGCACCTGAGCACCCACATTTGGAGCTGCAGCCCAGCCCGAAGGGGCCGGCAGCTGTCCCTGGAGGGCCCAGTGCCACTCCTCTCTGGTGACCAGGTCAACCTGCAGGACTTCCTGTCCCAGGATGTTCCTGCCCAACTGGTGAGGGTAGGTCCCCTGTCTTTCTGGAACCAGTACACAGCTTTCCTGTCAAGGGACCTGCCCACCAAGCCCCGGAGTTCCGGCTCCACCTCCACTACCAGTTTAGGTCTGGCACCACCAGTGCTGTTTGGCCCAGGAACTATGGCTGGGAACGTGCCTCCAGCAATGGGATCCAGAGAGGCCAAGGAGAAGAGAGCCCCCCTCTTCCTATTTCGGTCTCCTGCGTCCAAGGCAGTGCCTGAGAAGCCCATCAGAGAAGAAAAGTAG